Proteins co-encoded in one Bacteroidota bacterium genomic window:
- a CDS encoding Omp28-related outer membrane protein, whose amino-acid sequence MKKIILLLAIGSIAVLGCKKTIDNEIVVADPILGCTDPNSLNYKADATQDDGTCQYIEQKNRAILLDFSETWCPPCGAYGGPSFDSCLYMENSVITAMKVYESSSPASMNSSLSAAFMSDYQVTGVPDFYVNGTGLYAGGGVAASTASNYNSVKNKANAFANQTVLAGINLQKSIDGSNMNISSKVLFYQAQPAGKAYHLAVYVVEDKIIASQKVSTASGTITNTNYVHRNLLRAGNAATYKGVKINTTAAIEANKRFDNTFTIALNSAWNKANLKVIGVLWEVPATGKPTVVNTVLAK is encoded by the coding sequence ATGAAAAAAATTATCCTTCTTTTAGCAATTGGTTCAATCGCCGTGCTTGGTTGCAAGAAAACGATTGACAACGAAATAGTTGTCGCAGACCCAATACTTGGCTGTACCGACCCCAACAGCTTAAATTATAAAGCAGATGCCACACAAGACGATGGAACCTGCCAATACATTGAACAAAAAAACCGTGCAATTCTACTTGACTTTTCTGAAACCTGGTGCCCTCCTTGCGGTGCTTATGGTGGACCATCATTCGACTCTTGCCTTTATATGGAGAACAGTGTAATAACCGCTATGAAAGTTTATGAATCGTCTTCACCAGCATCTATGAACAGTAGCCTTAGTGCAGCATTTATGAGCGACTATCAAGTAACCGGAGTTCCTGACTTTTATGTAAATGGTACAGGTCTTTATGCAGGAGGTGGTGTTGCTGCAAGTACTGCATCAAACTACAATTCTGTAAAAAACAAAGCAAATGCATTTGCTAACCAAACAGTACTTGCGGGTATTAACCTTCAAAAAAGTATTGACGGAAGCAATATGAATATTAGCAGCAAAGTGTTGTTTTATCAAGCACAACCAGCAGGTAAAGCATACCATTTAGCTGTTTATGTTGTTGAAGATAAAATTATTGCTTCTCAAAAGGTTTCTACAGCATCTGGTACAATCACCAACACCAACTATGTACACAGAAACCTATTAAGAGCAGGAAATGCAGCAACTTACAAAGGTGTTAAAATTAACACAACAGCTGCTATTGAAGCCAACAAGCGTTTCGATAACACTTTTACAATTGCTTTAAACAGTGCTTGGAACAAGGCTAACTTAAAAGTAATTGGAGTATTGTGGGAAGTTCCTGCAACAGGAAAACCAACAGTGGTAAACACAGTATTGGCCAAATAA
- a CDS encoding response regulator, with translation MSKTNILIVEDESIVAKDIAQSLKKLGYNVIETASSGEAAVIIAEEKKPDLVLMDIMLKGEMSGIDAANIIHEKSNIPVIFLTAYADESTLSKAKISEPYGYIIKPFKEIDLHSNIEMALYKHQKAIDLKKERDFLYSLVEGQDNTPNMLFIKSNSKLLKVQTKDVYYVEALKDYVIVNTLNGRFTIHSTMKDIEAKLPAKEFVRVHRSFIVRIDKIISIEQPYLIIEHEKKPIPIGDSHKEELMSRLNLL, from the coding sequence ATGTCAAAAACTAATATATTGATTGTTGAAGATGAGAGCATTGTTGCTAAGGATATAGCACAAAGCTTAAAAAAACTGGGCTACAACGTCATTGAAACAGCAAGTAGTGGAGAGGCTGCAGTAATAATTGCTGAGGAAAAAAAACCAGACCTTGTTTTGATGGACATTATGCTAAAGGGCGAAATGAGCGGGATTGATGCGGCAAATATCATACATGAAAAAAGCAATATACCGGTTATTTTTTTAACAGCATATGCTGACGAAAGCACATTAAGCAAGGCAAAAATATCAGAACCATATGGCTATATTATTAAGCCATTTAAAGAAATAGACCTGCATTCAAACATAGAAATGGCCTTGTACAAACATCAAAAGGCAATTGATTTGAAAAAGGAAAGGGACTTTTTATACTCGTTGGTTGAAGGGCAAGACAACACACCTAACATGCTTTTTATTAAATCAAACTCAAAGCTGTTGAAGGTACAAACCAAAGATGTTTATTATGTTGAAGCGTTGAAAGACTACGTAATTGTAAATACCCTAAACGGGCGATTTACAATACATTCGACAATGAAAGATATTGAAGCAAAATTACCCGCAAAGGAGTTTGTAAGGGTGCATCGTTCGTTTATTGTACGAATCGACAAAATTATCAGCATAGAACAACCCTATCTCATTATTGAACACGAGAAAAAACCCATACCAATTGGCGACTCCCACAAGGAAGAACTAATGAGCCGGCTAAATTTGCTGTAA
- a CDS encoding PAS domain S-box protein — protein MDDLLLIVLFVFNVITLISVFVLLINRRIKEQRQKLEEEKYRSLFSKSNDAILIVKNGIISETNDRLLELFNYSEEKLLGEDPRILSPETQPDGANSKDGNWLKRKLALNGEPQLFYWKYSKSNGEQFDAEVSLSGFVYDEDEIVQAIIRDITERTQNETKLRESEEQYRLLFENNPLPMWISERKSLKFVNVNKAAILHYGYSKEEFLSMSLLDIRPKENKVETVDFLSNKSESEATSNMYFSGVWKHVKKDGSIVDVEVSRGKMLVNNVQFNLSIINDITEKKQVERSLKKSEESFRMLAENAADIVFRFELGPHPHFSYVSPVVSDKTGYTPQDFYADPLLILRIIGEEEAATILKIANDFDNERRLVYELQHKPTLAGLTRKDGEKIWIETVVKFIFNERREWIAVEGISRDVTERKQLERELEESELGYKMLFENSPDGVFIHIDGTVIFANPTGLELLGISNLSEIDGKTFFNFLLPEYHVAVKERMARVKEGNIADFEEYEIVNIKGKRFEIEAKSIPIQFRGKPAVQLVVHNLSEKKQVERERLRAQIVEESNVVLHKEVAERIKAQRELQESEKYIKNIINSSLDMIIASDENSLITEFNNAAQITFGFASFEVIGKPVSMLYANNGEYDKVTFQINSIGLFTGEILNKKKSGELFTSFLTASKIFSEEGELIGFVGVSRDVTEVHKAQEKLRQSEELYRDLFENTTELIQSVSSEGKILYVNSAWKEALEYSDQEVNDKNIVAFIHPGSLEHCEKTMKQVFLGEKVESTQFSFVTRTGKVLVVDGNISAKRNKDGQVIASRGIFRDITEQKMAEEKMRLSEERYRSIYDQAFLGIARIDLKGTYIQANQRMCEMLGYTEEELVRKSVFDVSLDEEKGEKQQIFANLVNGSLSNYRGERKYIKKNGDTVFCNITTSVVASANGAPEYVISICEDITEKKKIQEKINEQAAKINAIFDSSSHLIWSVDKNISLTSFNKNYSDALYSMYGVSAQIPDIKDGPKIKFATDEYHEFWDKKYNEAFKGIPQQFETQLIDKNGKLVIREIFLNPIYKNETEIGEISGIAHDITEKKLAEKQMKESLQEKEVLLKEVHHRVKNNLQVISSIINLQSNYIKDKYTLEMMRELQNRIKSMSFIHEALYQTSAFSSINFSEYIITLTQNLIHSYRIYSGLVELKHDVDSILLNLDTSIPCGLIVNELVSNALKYAFPQNRKGEVWVRLKETPTAILLTVSDNGVGLPENFDFRNSDSLGLQLVTSLVEQINGEIFCENKIGTKFTVTFKSGIIKKTSDVKN, from the coding sequence ATGGACGACCTATTGCTGATAGTACTCTTTGTATTTAATGTTATTACATTGATTTCGGTTTTTGTGTTGCTCATAAACAGACGAATTAAAGAGCAAAGACAAAAGCTGGAAGAAGAGAAATACCGTTCCTTGTTTTCAAAAAGCAACGATGCTATTTTAATTGTTAAAAATGGAATTATTTCAGAAACGAATGACCGACTCTTAGAGCTCTTTAATTATTCTGAAGAAAAGCTACTAGGAGAAGATCCGCGCATTTTATCACCCGAAACACAGCCGGACGGTGCGAACTCAAAGGATGGGAATTGGTTAAAAAGAAAGTTAGCACTCAACGGCGAACCCCAACTTTTTTATTGGAAATATAGCAAAAGCAACGGCGAACAATTTGATGCAGAGGTGAGCCTTTCGGGGTTTGTGTACGATGAAGATGAAATTGTTCAAGCGATTATTCGCGACATTACCGAGCGCACTCAAAATGAAACAAAATTGCGAGAAAGCGAGGAACAATACCGGCTACTTTTTGAAAACAATCCATTGCCAATGTGGATTTCGGAGCGAAAATCGCTAAAGTTTGTGAATGTTAACAAAGCAGCAATTCTGCACTACGGCTACAGTAAAGAAGAGTTTTTAAGCATGTCGTTGTTAGATATTCGGCCCAAAGAAAACAAGGTAGAAACAGTAGATTTTTTAAGCAACAAATCCGAAAGCGAAGCCACTTCAAACATGTATTTCTCGGGAGTTTGGAAACATGTTAAAAAGGATGGAAGTATTGTAGATGTTGAGGTGAGTAGAGGAAAAATGTTGGTCAACAATGTGCAGTTTAACCTCTCCATAATAAACGATATTACCGAAAAAAAACAGGTAGAACGAAGTTTAAAAAAGAGCGAAGAGAGCTTTCGAATGCTGGCTGAAAATGCTGCCGATATAGTGTTTCGTTTTGAGCTTGGACCACATCCCCATTTTTCTTATGTGAGTCCGGTGGTTAGCGATAAAACAGGATACACACCACAAGATTTTTACGCTGACCCACTATTGATTTTGAGAATAATAGGAGAGGAAGAAGCGGCAACAATTTTAAAAATAGCCAACGATTTCGACAATGAACGTCGACTTGTTTATGAATTGCAGCACAAGCCTACACTGGCGGGATTAACCCGAAAGGATGGAGAAAAGATTTGGATAGAAACAGTAGTAAAGTTTATTTTTAATGAGCGACGCGAATGGATTGCCGTTGAGGGTATTTCGCGAGATGTAACAGAAAGAAAACAACTTGAAAGAGAGCTTGAGGAAAGTGAGCTTGGGTATAAAATGCTATTCGAGAATTCTCCCGACGGGGTATTTATACACATTGATGGCACAGTAATATTTGCCAATCCTACCGGGCTAGAATTGTTAGGAATTTCTAACCTTTCAGAAATTGACGGAAAGACCTTTTTTAACTTTTTACTACCCGAATATCACGTAGCAGTAAAGGAGCGCATGGCTAGGGTAAAAGAAGGAAACATTGCCGATTTTGAAGAATATGAAATTGTTAACATTAAGGGAAAACGTTTTGAAATAGAAGCAAAATCAATTCCCATACAGTTTAGAGGAAAACCAGCGGTGCAACTGGTGGTTCATAATCTTTCGGAAAAGAAACAGGTTGAGCGAGAGCGTTTGCGCGCACAAATAGTTGAAGAAAGCAATGTGGTATTGCACAAAGAGGTGGCAGAGCGCATTAAAGCACAAAGGGAATTACAGGAGTCTGAAAAGTATATTAAAAACATTATCAATTCATCATTGGACATGATAATTGCATCAGACGAAAACAGTTTAATTACCGAATTTAACAATGCAGCACAAATTACTTTTGGTTTTGCAAGCTTTGAGGTAATAGGAAAGCCGGTATCTATGCTTTACGCAAACAATGGAGAGTATGATAAGGTTACCTTTCAGATTAATTCGATAGGATTGTTTACCGGTGAAATTCTGAATAAGAAAAAAAGTGGCGAACTTTTTACCTCCTTTTTAACCGCGTCTAAAATATTTAGCGAAGAGGGTGAACTTATAGGATTTGTGGGTGTTTCGAGAGATGTTACTGAGGTTCACAAAGCACAAGAAAAGTTGCGACAAAGTGAAGAGCTTTACCGCGATTTGTTTGAAAACACCACAGAGCTTATACAAAGTGTAAGCTCGGAAGGAAAAATTTTATATGTGAACTCTGCTTGGAAAGAAGCGCTGGAATATTCAGACCAAGAAGTAAACGACAAAAACATTGTAGCGTTTATACATCCCGGCTCTTTGGAGCACTGTGAGAAGACTATGAAGCAGGTGTTCTTGGGAGAAAAAGTTGAAAGCACGCAGTTTTCGTTTGTAACCCGCACGGGCAAAGTACTTGTTGTGGATGGGAATATCAGCGCAAAGCGAAATAAAGATGGCCAGGTAATAGCCTCTCGTGGAATTTTTAGGGACATTACTGAGCAAAAAATGGCTGAAGAAAAAATGCGTCTAAGTGAAGAACGCTACCGTTCAATATACGATCAGGCCTTTTTGGGTATAGCCCGAATTGATTTAAAAGGAACTTATATACAAGCGAATCAACGCATGTGTGAAATGCTTGGATATACCGAAGAAGAATTGGTTCGCAAAAGTGTTTTTGATGTTTCTTTAGATGAAGAAAAAGGGGAAAAGCAGCAAATTTTTGCAAACTTAGTTAATGGCAGTTTGAGTAATTATAGGGGAGAAAGAAAGTATATTAAAAAGAACGGAGATACCGTGTTTTGTAACATTACCACGTCGGTTGTGGCAAGTGCCAATGGTGCTCCCGAATACGTTATTAGCATTTGCGAAGATATTACGGAAAAGAAAAAAATTCAAGAAAAAATCAATGAGCAGGCGGCAAAAATTAATGCAATATTTGATAGTAGTTCTCACTTGATTTGGTCGGTTGATAAAAACATTTCGCTCACTTCTTTTAATAAAAACTATTCCGACGCCCTGTATAGTATGTATGGTGTTTCAGCGCAAATTCCAGATATAAAGGACGGACCGAAGATAAAATTTGCAACCGACGAGTACCATGAGTTTTGGGACAAGAAATACAACGAGGCTTTTAAGGGGATTCCCCAGCAGTTTGAAACACAGCTAATAGACAAAAATGGCAAACTGGTAATTCGCGAAATATTTTTAAATCCTATTTATAAAAACGAAACCGAAATAGGTGAAATATCGGGAATAGCACACGACATCACCGAAAAGAAGTTGGCTGAAAAACAAATGAAAGAATCCTTGCAGGAAAAGGAGGTTCTTTTAAAAGAAGTACACCACAGGGTGAAAAACAACCTGCAGGTAATATCGAGCATTATTAACCTGCAGTCGAATTACATCAAAGATAAATACACCCTCGAAATGATGCGCGAGTTGCAAAATCGCATTAAGTCGATGTCGTTTATACACGAGGCGCTTTATCAAACTTCGGCATTCTCAAGCATAAACTTTTCAGAGTATATCATTACCCTAACACAAAACCTGATTCACTCATACCGAATTTACAGCGGGCTGGTTGAATTAAAACACGACGTTGACAGCATTCTGCTAAATTTAGATACTTCCATACCTTGTGGTTTAATTGTAAACGAATTAGTGTCGAATGCCCTGAAGTATGCTTTTCCTCAAAACCGTAAAGGAGAGGTTTGGGTGCGCTTAAAAGAAACACCAACAGCAATACTTTTAACCGTTAGTGATAATGGGGTGGGCCTACCAGAGAATTTTGATTTCAGAAATTCAGACTCGCTAGGTTTACAACTCGTTACAAGTTTGGTTGAACAAATAAACGGGGAAATATTTTGTGAGAACAAAATAGGTACTAAATTTACAGTCACTTTTAAGTCAGGAATAATTAAAAAAACCAGCGATGTCAAAAACTAA
- the nadA gene encoding quinolinate synthase NadA has product MNSAEVIKKGFLDKEVDVSLDLFAEIEKLKKEKNAVILAHYYQHADIQDIADYIGDSLGLSQQAAKTKAAIIVFAGVHFMAETAKILSPTKKVLLPDLKAGCSLADSCTAEAFSEFKAQHPDHLVISYVNCSAQIKALTDIVCTSTNAVQIVESLPTSQKIIFAPDKNLGNYINKKTGRNMLLWNGACMVHEIFSLQKILKLKLIHPEAKLIAHPECEASLLEIADFIGSTTALLKYTINQTHQEFIVATEAGIIHQMQKSSPKKTFIPAPPNNSCACNDCPHMKLNTLEKVYTCLKYETPEINMDETLIKKAEGSIHRMLEISEKLGL; this is encoded by the coding sequence ATGAATTCAGCAGAGGTAATAAAAAAGGGATTTTTAGATAAAGAAGTTGATGTATCTTTGGATTTGTTTGCTGAGATTGAGAAATTAAAAAAGGAAAAGAACGCAGTAATTTTAGCGCATTATTATCAACATGCGGATATACAAGACATAGCAGATTATATTGGAGATAGTTTAGGATTGTCGCAACAAGCAGCAAAAACAAAAGCAGCTATTATAGTTTTTGCAGGGGTACATTTTATGGCCGAAACAGCAAAAATATTATCGCCCACAAAAAAAGTTTTGCTGCCCGATTTAAAAGCCGGTTGCTCTTTAGCCGATAGTTGTACGGCAGAAGCGTTTTCGGAATTTAAGGCTCAGCATCCCGATCATTTGGTGATTTCGTATGTAAATTGTTCAGCACAAATTAAAGCACTAACCGATATAGTTTGCACCAGTACCAATGCTGTTCAAATTGTTGAAAGTTTACCAACAAGTCAAAAAATTATTTTTGCTCCAGATAAAAATCTTGGAAATTATATCAATAAAAAAACCGGCCGAAACATGCTTCTATGGAATGGTGCATGTATGGTTCATGAAATTTTTTCGCTTCAAAAAATTCTCAAATTAAAACTTATTCATCCGGAAGCAAAATTAATTGCACATCCCGAATGTGAAGCATCATTACTTGAAATTGCCGATTTTATTGGTAGTACTACTGCATTGTTAAAGTACACAATTAATCAAACACATCAAGAATTTATCGTGGCAACTGAAGCAGGAATAATTCATCAAATGCAAAAATCATCGCCAAAAAAGACCTTTATTCCGGCTCCACCCAATAATTCCTGTGCTTGCAACGACTGTCCACACATGAAACTAAACACACTTGAAAAAGTTTATACTTGTTTAAAATATGAAACGCCTGAAATAAATATGGATGAAACCTTGATTAAAAAGGCCGAAGGATCTATTCACAGAATGTTAGAAATATCGGAAAAATTAGGATTGTAG
- the rpiB gene encoding ribose 5-phosphate isomerase B, which produces MKIAIGADHAGYYLKEQLIPVLQRLNFEIVDAGTHSAESVDYPDFAHPVAKSVEEKECTFGILICGSGNGVNITANKHQGIRSALCWNVEISKLARQHNDANIIALPARYISFEEASEMVEVFISTPFEGGRHSKRVDKISC; this is translated from the coding sequence ATGAAAATAGCAATTGGTGCAGATCATGCAGGATATTACTTAAAAGAACAATTAATACCTGTATTACAACGATTAAATTTTGAAATAGTTGATGCAGGTACCCACTCAGCCGAAAGCGTAGATTATCCCGATTTTGCTCATCCGGTTGCTAAGTCAGTTGAAGAAAAGGAATGTACGTTCGGTATACTTATTTGTGGGAGTGGAAATGGTGTAAATATTACAGCCAATAAACACCAAGGTATTCGTTCTGCTTTATGTTGGAATGTTGAAATTTCGAAATTAGCACGACAGCATAACGATGCAAATATTATTGCTTTACCTGCACGTTATATTAGTTTTGAAGAAGCTTCCGAAATGGTCGAAGTATTTATTTCTACTCCTTTTGAAGGCGGTCGACACAGTAAGCGCGTTGATAAAATTTCGTGTTAA
- a CDS encoding lactate utilization protein, producing MKTESKFFEAIESIAFNKEHKALLQQKLSTCVNHTTIAKAFYSDLELARTRAAFLKSKTLDNLDKYLIEFESNFIKRGAKVIWAQDKDEAIKEIAKLIEKKSAKVIAKNRALIAEEIDIANQLQINNTKCVESDIGNYIQKLAGEVSYHPIFPTLHQSQKNIAQLINSELTSENSSNSRDIAALICLKIKQQLKEAEIALMGVNFLIADTGSAVIIENEANSAQLASLTKTQVFLAGIEDIIPSINELDLFIHLYGTYSNGSASYPYTHIISGQKQNDETTGPDDVYVVLIDNGRSDVLAQTNQRSALSCLRCGACYNVCPVYRTIGGHAYQTVYNGPIGAVITPLMQGREEYKYLSYATVSSQELIAACPVKIDCAKLVQHNRTESIKLAPPGKTEKLSIFFWKTAMLKRSNMDKGGAKLKNFMMRQFYKKSWGDRREMPQVATKSFNQLWRERKGIK from the coding sequence ATGAAAACCGAAAGTAAATTTTTTGAAGCAATTGAATCTATTGCATTTAATAAAGAACACAAAGCTTTGCTTCAGCAAAAATTAAGTACTTGTGTAAATCATACAACAATTGCTAAAGCTTTTTATTCAGACCTGGAACTTGCCAGGACAAGAGCGGCCTTTTTAAAAAGCAAAACCCTAGATAATTTAGATAAATATTTAATTGAGTTTGAAAGTAATTTTATAAAACGTGGAGCTAAGGTTATTTGGGCACAAGATAAAGATGAAGCAATAAAGGAAATAGCCAAATTAATTGAAAAAAAGTCAGCAAAAGTTATTGCAAAAAACAGGGCCCTTATTGCTGAAGAAATAGATATAGCAAATCAACTCCAAATTAATAATACTAAGTGCGTTGAAAGTGACATTGGAAATTATATACAAAAACTCGCTGGAGAAGTTAGTTATCACCCAATTTTTCCAACCCTACATCAAAGTCAAAAAAACATTGCCCAATTAATTAATAGTGAACTAACTTCCGAAAATTCAAGCAATTCGCGCGATATTGCGGCTTTAATTTGTTTAAAAATAAAGCAACAACTCAAAGAAGCTGAAATAGCGCTTATGGGAGTTAATTTTTTGATTGCAGATACTGGTTCAGCTGTAATTATTGAAAATGAAGCAAACTCAGCCCAACTTGCCTCGCTCACAAAAACCCAAGTGTTTTTAGCAGGAATTGAAGATATTATCCCTTCTATTAATGAACTGGATTTATTTATACACTTGTACGGTACATACAGCAATGGTAGTGCTTCATATCCTTATACGCACATTATTTCGGGACAAAAGCAAAACGACGAAACCACCGGACCCGATGATGTATATGTTGTTTTAATTGATAATGGAAGAAGCGATGTTTTAGCGCAAACAAATCAACGAAGTGCTTTAAGCTGTTTACGTTGTGGAGCTTGTTACAATGTTTGTCCGGTGTACAGAACAATTGGAGGACATGCGTATCAAACCGTTTACAATGGACCCATTGGCGCTGTTATAACACCCTTAATGCAAGGACGAGAAGAATATAAATATTTAAGCTATGCCACAGTAAGTTCCCAGGAACTAATAGCGGCATGCCCGGTAAAAATTGATTGTGCTAAATTAGTACAACACAACCGTACCGAATCTATTAAACTAGCACCTCCGGGTAAAACGGAAAAATTATCTATTTTCTTCTGGAAAACAGCCATGCTAAAACGAAGCAATATGGATAAAGGAGGAGCAAAATTAAAGAACTTTATGATGCGTCAATTCTATAAAAAGTCATGGGGCGATAGGCGCGAAATGCCCCAGGTAGCAACAAAATCTTTTAATCAGCTTTGGCGCGAAAGAAAAGGAATAAAATAA
- the folB gene encoding dihydroneopterin aldolase encodes MGQIVIEGIKLYCYHGCMEEEAKIGANYSVDITIDYNFSAASSTDILAKTIDYVVIYDIVKKQMAIRSKLLEHVGKRIYDAIMRHYKTIDKLIVAVSKLNPPMNGNVDRVTVLIDN; translated from the coding sequence ATGGGACAAATTGTTATTGAAGGAATTAAACTTTATTGCTACCATGGCTGCATGGAAGAGGAAGCAAAAATTGGTGCAAACTATTCAGTTGATATTACAATTGATTATAATTTTAGTGCTGCTTCCTCCACCGACATTCTTGCTAAAACAATTGATTATGTAGTAATTTACGATATTGTAAAAAAGCAAATGGCGATTCGATCAAAATTGCTTGAGCATGTTGGAAAGCGCATCTATGATGCCATTATGCGCCATTATAAAACCATTGATAAATTAATTGTTGCTGTTTCAAAATTAAATCCTCCTATGAATGGCAATGTAGACCGAGTTACCGTGTTGATTGATAATTAA